A section of the Neorhizobium galegae bv. orientalis str. HAMBI 540 genome encodes:
- a CDS encoding chitinase — protein sequence MAHNRHAFFDLVRTKLFKGRLATGQVEGLTAILDGWQARVGQDEAQPLAYVLATAFHETAATMQPVRETLASSDRSAIARLEEAFAAGRLGSVKTPYWRLDADGKSWLGRGLVQLTHRRNYEAMSAVTGIDLVADPGRAMEMPVSVAILIEGMRRGSFTGRKLGDYFGRGRTDWLGARKIINGNDRAELVARHAQVFTEALDTKPH from the coding sequence ATGGCTCACAACCGGCATGCTTTCTTTGATTTGGTACGCACGAAGCTGTTCAAGGGCAGGCTCGCTACCGGCCAGGTGGAGGGGCTGACGGCGATTCTCGATGGCTGGCAGGCAAGGGTCGGCCAGGATGAGGCGCAGCCGCTCGCTTATGTGCTGGCCACCGCCTTTCACGAGACGGCCGCCACCATGCAGCCCGTCCGCGAGACCCTGGCTTCCAGCGACAGGTCGGCGATTGCGCGACTGGAGGAGGCTTTTGCGGCGGGTCGGCTAGGGTCGGTGAAGACGCCCTACTGGCGGCTGGACGCAGACGGAAAAAGCTGGCTCGGCCGCGGACTGGTGCAGCTCACCCACAGGCGGAACTACGAGGCGATGTCCGCTGTGACCGGGATCGACCTGGTGGCCGATCCGGGCCGGGCGATGGAGATGCCGGTCTCGGTGGCGATCCTGATCGAGGGCATGCGGCGCGGCAGTTTCACCGGCCGCAAGCTCGGCGACTATTTCGGGCGGGGCAGGACGGATTGGCTGGGCGCCAGAAAAATCATCAACGGCAATGACCGGGCGGAGTTGGTGGCGCGGCATGCGCAAGTGTTCACCGAGGCGCTGGACACCAAGCCGCATTGA
- a CDS encoding Dabb family protein: protein MIRHIVFFTAQTGEIERVRAGLSLLTGNPHALTLEIGTNVKSDQLGNEVDLVVYGEFEDAAALAAYKAHPAYQASIDIVRPIREMRVAADFDSESAVKSPLPLP, encoded by the coding sequence ATGATACGCCACATCGTATTTTTCACGGCGCAAACGGGCGAGATCGAACGGGTACGGGCAGGTCTTTCCCTGCTGACCGGCAACCCGCATGCGCTGACCCTGGAGATCGGCACCAACGTGAAGAGTGACCAGCTCGGCAACGAGGTCGACCTGGTGGTCTACGGCGAATTCGAGGATGCGGCGGCGCTTGCCGCCTACAAGGCGCATCCGGCCTATCAGGCCTCGATCGATATCGTCCGCCCGATCCGTGAAATGCGTGTTGCGGCCGATTTCGACAGCGAAAGTGCGGTGAAATCGCCCCTGCCGCTTCCCTGA
- a CDS encoding phage portal protein yields the protein MKSPFRRPWFSTGGRQAVPEIQGTDTRRAETKTASGFAIVSGEGAAQWSGRSYAALARAGFMKNPVAYRAVRMIAEAAAAVPWLAYDGATELAEHPALALLARPNGRQGGPDFFEALYGHLALSGNAYVEPLSIGGSLRELHLLRPDRVSVVEGRDGWVAAYDYRAGGTTRRLAAESGGIALLHLKLFHPLDDHCGFPPLGAAGAALDLHNAAASWNKALLDNSARPSGALVYQPKDGGNLSADQYERLKDELEAGYSGAVNAGRPLLLEGGLDWKAMGLSPKDMDFIEAKNGAARDIALAFGVPPMLIGIPGDNTYANYQEANRAFYRLTVLPLISRTAASFSAWLSEAYGDRLRLEPDLDRIAGLSAEREALWARVGAAAFLSDEEKREAVGY from the coding sequence ATGAAATCTCCATTCCGGCGCCCGTGGTTTTCCACGGGTGGGCGACAGGCCGTGCCCGAAATTCAGGGAACCGACACCCGAAGGGCCGAAACCAAGACGGCCTCCGGTTTCGCGATCGTTTCCGGCGAGGGGGCGGCGCAGTGGTCGGGGCGGTCCTATGCGGCGCTGGCGCGGGCAGGGTTCATGAAGAACCCGGTCGCCTATCGGGCGGTGCGGATGATCGCCGAAGCCGCCGCAGCCGTGCCCTGGCTTGCCTATGACGGTGCGACGGAGCTTGCCGAACATCCGGCGCTGGCGCTCTTGGCGCGGCCGAACGGCCGGCAGGGCGGGCCTGACTTTTTCGAGGCGCTCTACGGGCACCTGGCGCTTTCCGGCAATGCCTATGTCGAACCGCTTTCGATCGGCGGGAGCTTACGCGAACTGCATCTGCTCCGGCCCGACCGGGTGAGCGTGGTCGAGGGCCGCGACGGCTGGGTGGCGGCTTACGATTATCGCGCCGGCGGCACCACGCGGCGGCTTGCGGCCGAAAGCGGTGGCATCGCACTGCTGCACCTGAAGCTGTTTCATCCGCTCGACGACCACTGCGGTTTTCCGCCGCTTGGCGCGGCGGGTGCGGCACTCGACCTGCACAATGCGGCGGCGAGCTGGAACAAGGCGCTGCTCGACAATTCCGCGCGGCCTTCCGGTGCGCTGGTCTATCAGCCGAAGGACGGCGGCAACTTGTCCGCCGACCAGTACGAGCGGCTGAAGGACGAGCTGGAGGCGGGTTATTCCGGTGCCGTCAATGCCGGCCGGCCGCTGCTGCTCGAAGGCGGGCTCGACTGGAAGGCGATGGGCCTGTCGCCGAAGGACATGGATTTCATCGAGGCCAAGAACGGAGCTGCCCGCGACATCGCACTCGCCTTCGGCGTGCCGCCGATGCTGATCGGCATTCCCGGCGACAACACCTATGCCAACTACCAGGAGGCCAACCGCGCCTTCTACCGGCTCACGGTGCTGCCGCTGATCTCCCGCACCGCGGCGAGCTTTTCCGCCTGGCTGTCGGAGGCCTATGGCGACCGGCTGCGGCTGGAGCCGGACCTCGACCGGATCGCCGGCCTTTCCGCCGAGCGCGAGGCGCTGTGGGCGAGGGTCGGGGCGGCGGCGTTCCTGAGCGACGAGGAGAAGCGCGAGGCGGTGGGGTATTAA
- a CDS encoding CopG family ribbon-helix-helix protein yields MAKPVLSDPITLRLPLDILEDIEKIAETADRSRSWVIVRALKYYLMAEGSEILSIRRGREDIEAGRFVEAEELFTELDRLNREDAA; encoded by the coding sequence ATGGCCAAGCCCGTTCTTTCAGATCCGATCACGCTGCGCCTGCCGCTCGACATCCTTGAGGACATCGAGAAGATCGCTGAGACAGCGGACAGAAGCCGGTCCTGGGTGATCGTGCGGGCGCTGAAATATTACCTGATGGCGGAGGGGAGTGAAATCCTGAGCATCCGGCGTGGCAGGGAGGATATCGAGGCCGGGCGCTTCGTGGAGGCGGAGGAGCTTTTCACTGAGCTTGACCGTCTCAACCGCGAGGACGCCGCCTGA
- a CDS encoding DUF6107 family protein encodes MADLGNDPGALAGIWAAKAVGATAGAGVSLIYLLPKSRREAASRFLTGLSCGMIFGGPAGLWLVERLGIGGELSGAEVMLTGSAAVSLCAWWVLGALARIAARYGGRGGAA; translated from the coding sequence ATGGCTGACCTCGGAAACGATCCGGGCGCCCTGGCCGGCATCTGGGCCGCCAAGGCGGTGGGCGCCACGGCGGGAGCTGGCGTTTCGCTGATCTACCTGCTGCCGAAGAGCCGCCGCGAGGCGGCGAGCCGGTTTCTGACGGGCCTGAGCTGCGGGATGATCTTCGGCGGGCCGGCCGGGCTTTGGCTGGTGGAAAGGCTGGGGATCGGCGGGGAGCTTTCAGGAGCGGAAGTGATGCTGACGGGGTCGGCGGCGGTCAGTCTTTGTGCCTGGTGGGTGCTGGGCGCGCTGGCGAGGATCGCTGCGCGATATGGCGGCCGAGGCGGCGCGGCTTAA
- a CDS encoding HK97 family phage prohead protease: MHAYRGPRPTARKFANLELAGLTGDGVFSGYASVFGEVDLGKDTIERGAFRNCLVERGAMGVRMLYQHDPSEPIGAWKTIREDARGLYVEGMLSPGVARSREVLALMKSGALDGLSIGFRTVKARTDAKTGVRKILEADLWEISVVTFPMLPSARVSNVKHARFFRDKETELVRQMRRAAKMMMKSTFKGKAI, from the coding sequence ATGCACGCTTATCGCGGGCCGCGTCCGACTGCGCGCAAATTTGCCAATCTGGAACTCGCTGGGCTTACCGGCGACGGGGTTTTCTCCGGTTATGCCAGCGTCTTCGGCGAAGTCGATCTCGGCAAGGATACGATCGAGCGCGGCGCCTTTCGCAATTGCCTCGTCGAGCGCGGGGCGATGGGGGTGCGGATGCTCTACCAGCACGACCCTTCCGAGCCGATCGGCGCCTGGAAGACGATCCGAGAGGATGCCCGCGGGCTTTATGTCGAGGGCATGCTGTCTCCGGGCGTCGCCCGTTCCCGCGAGGTGCTGGCGCTGATGAAATCGGGCGCGCTCGACGGGCTGTCGATCGGGTTTCGCACGGTCAAGGCCCGCACCGACGCCAAGACGGGCGTGCGCAAAATCCTCGAGGCCGATCTCTGGGAAATCTCGGTGGTGACCTTTCCGATGCTGCCATCGGCCCGGGTCTCCAACGTCAAGCATGCGCGGTTCTTCCGCGACAAGGAAACCGAACTCGTCCGCCAGATGCGGCGGGCGGCGAAGATGATGATGAAATCAACCTTCAAAGGAAAAGCGATATGA
- a CDS encoding phage major capsid protein, translating to MTEQARTMVSVAPEVKAVPETVTAAFDEFMEAFEAFKEVNDRRLGEIEQKLTADVVTRDKMDRINRAVDDQKKVLDQLVLKKARPQLGRGGSELSAEVVEHKAAFDAYVRRGEENGLRELEAKAFSSGTGADGGYLVPPEIDTEIGRRISAVSPMRALSTVRTVSSAVLKKPFAAAGLSTGWVAETAARPQTNTPQLTELSFPTMELYAMPAATQSLLDDSAVDIEAWIAGEVDIVFAEQEGDAFIRGDGTNKPKGFLSYPTVAEGSWSWGNIGHIATGVAGGWKSTGPSDTLIEVIYALKAGHRQNGTFMMNRKAQGDIRKFKDGDGNYLWHPPVSAGQPASLMGFPIAEAEEMPDVAENSLSIAFGDFRSGYLVVDRAGVRILRDPYSAKPYVLFYTTKRVGGGVQNFEAIKVVKFAAS from the coding sequence ATGACCGAGCAGGCGAGAACGATGGTAAGCGTGGCGCCCGAAGTAAAAGCCGTGCCGGAAACGGTGACGGCGGCGTTCGACGAATTCATGGAGGCGTTCGAGGCCTTCAAGGAGGTCAACGACCGGCGCCTCGGCGAGATCGAGCAGAAGCTGACCGCCGACGTCGTGACCCGCGACAAGATGGACCGCATCAACCGTGCCGTCGACGACCAGAAGAAGGTGCTCGACCAGCTGGTACTGAAGAAGGCCAGGCCGCAACTTGGCCGCGGCGGCTCGGAGCTTTCGGCCGAGGTCGTGGAGCACAAGGCGGCCTTCGACGCTTATGTCCGCCGTGGCGAGGAGAACGGTCTGCGCGAGCTGGAGGCCAAGGCGTTTTCTTCCGGGACGGGAGCCGACGGCGGTTATCTCGTGCCGCCGGAAATCGATACCGAAATCGGCCGGCGGATTTCGGCGGTCTCACCGATGCGGGCGCTCTCGACCGTGCGTACCGTATCTTCCGCCGTGCTGAAGAAGCCGTTTGCGGCGGCCGGCCTTTCCACCGGCTGGGTGGCGGAGACCGCGGCGCGGCCGCAGACCAACACGCCGCAGCTCACCGAACTCTCCTTCCCGACCATGGAGCTCTACGCCATGCCGGCCGCGACGCAGTCGCTGCTGGACGACTCGGCGGTCGATATCGAGGCCTGGATTGCCGGCGAGGTGGACATCGTGTTTGCCGAGCAGGAGGGCGACGCCTTCATCCGCGGCGACGGCACCAACAAGCCGAAAGGATTTCTGTCCTATCCGACGGTGGCGGAAGGCTCCTGGAGCTGGGGCAATATCGGCCACATCGCCACCGGCGTTGCGGGCGGCTGGAAATCGACGGGTCCTTCGGACACGCTGATCGAAGTGATCTATGCGCTGAAGGCCGGCCATCGCCAGAACGGCACGTTCATGATGAACCGCAAGGCGCAGGGCGACATCCGCAAGTTCAAGGACGGTGACGGCAACTATCTCTGGCACCCGCCGGTATCCGCCGGCCAGCCGGCCTCGCTGATGGGCTTTCCGATCGCCGAGGCCGAAGAGATGCCCGACGTGGCGGAGAATTCGCTGTCGATCGCGTTCGGTGATTTCCGTTCCGGTTATCTCGTCGTCGACCGGGCGGGCGTGCGCATCCTGCGCGATCCCTATTCGGCGAAACCCTATGTGCTCTTCTACACCACCAAGCGCGTCGGCGGCGGGGTGCAGAACTTCGAGGCGATCAAGGTGGTGAAGTTTGCCGCGAGCTGA
- a CDS encoding head-tail connector protein, giving the protein MTYAQTTPPSAEPLTLAEVKAHLRLDGSDEDALLASLISTAREHLERETGLCLISQAWRLYLDRWPADGVIRISRSPVQEIQNVTVYDADGAALEVPLEDHLLDGKGRPARLWLRHPPAPGRSVNGIEIDLLAGFGEAGTDVPDTLKRAMSIHIGHMFAFRGVVSPENQPAGIPDGYERLIAPFRMRRL; this is encoded by the coding sequence ATGACCTACGCCCAAACCACTCCGCCTTCCGCGGAGCCGCTGACGCTTGCCGAGGTGAAGGCGCATCTGCGTCTCGATGGAAGCGACGAGGATGCGCTGCTGGCCTCGCTGATCAGCACCGCCCGCGAACACCTGGAGCGGGAGACCGGGCTTTGCCTGATCTCTCAAGCCTGGCGGCTCTATCTTGACCGCTGGCCGGCGGATGGGGTGATCCGGATTTCGAGATCGCCGGTGCAAGAGATTCAGAACGTTACGGTTTACGACGCTGACGGCGCGGCGCTTGAAGTTCCACTGGAAGATCATCTCCTCGACGGCAAGGGCCGGCCGGCGCGGCTGTGGCTGAGGCACCCACCGGCGCCGGGCCGGTCGGTCAACGGCATCGAGATCGACCTTTTGGCCGGTTTCGGTGAGGCGGGCACCGATGTGCCGGACACGCTGAAACGGGCGATGTCGATCCATATCGGCCACATGTTCGCCTTTCGCGGCGTCGTTTCGCCGGAGAACCAGCCGGCTGGCATTCCCGACGGCTATGAGCGGCTGATCGCGCCTTTCCGGATGCGGAGGCTCTGA
- a CDS encoding phage head closure protein: MVVFFDPGSMTARLDLEASQAMPDGQGGATVAWEVTATLWARIEPVAFVVAEQAAAEAGTISHRIWVRFRDGISAGQRFRKGGRIFLVKLVRDPDETRRYLVCQCEEETR; the protein is encoded by the coding sequence ATGGTCGTGTTCTTCGATCCGGGGTCGATGACCGCAAGGCTCGACCTCGAGGCGTCGCAGGCGATGCCGGACGGACAGGGCGGCGCGACGGTCGCCTGGGAGGTGACGGCGACGCTCTGGGCCAGGATCGAGCCCGTCGCGTTCGTGGTAGCGGAACAGGCAGCGGCCGAGGCCGGCACGATCAGCCACCGCATCTGGGTACGGTTCCGCGACGGCATTTCAGCCGGGCAGCGATTTCGAAAGGGCGGCCGGATATTCCTGGTGAAGCTGGTGCGCGATCCGGACGAGACGCGGCGTTATCTCGTCTGCCAATGCGAGGAGGAAACCCGATGA
- a CDS encoding DUF3168 domain-containing protein: protein MTAGNALLQAIHQTLANDTALTAIVGADGIRDRLLPRAKLPCVVFGELETRDFSTASEAGEEHLLVLEIWSDGEGRRQAQKVASLVHGLLHDAALPLDGAVLVNLLQVGTRTRREPKTKFYLAEMRFRAVTE, encoded by the coding sequence ATGACGGCGGGAAACGCGCTTCTGCAGGCGATCCATCAGACGCTTGCCAATGATACGGCGCTGACTGCGATCGTCGGTGCCGACGGCATCCGCGACCGGCTTCTGCCGCGGGCAAAGCTGCCCTGCGTGGTGTTCGGCGAGCTGGAGACACGGGATTTTTCGACCGCCAGCGAGGCCGGCGAGGAACATCTTCTGGTTCTGGAAATCTGGTCGGATGGCGAGGGACGGCGGCAGGCACAGAAGGTCGCCAGCCTGGTGCACGGCCTGCTCCACGATGCGGCATTGCCGCTGGACGGTGCGGTGCTGGTGAACCTGCTGCAGGTCGGCACAAGGACGCGGCGGGAGCCGAAGACGAAGTTCTATTTGGCGGAGATGCGATTTCGGGCGGTGACGGAATAG
- a CDS encoding MFS transporter: MPKILPLRSAQTIAVLAVTQIISWGTTFDMLGVMGRIVAPELNLPNEVVFFGLSIMMLVSALAGPATGRLLGRHGAAKIMASASVIFAIGLLLLASAHEILVYGLAWIVIGLGGALGLSAPAYTAVVEREGLDGKRIIAILMLFTGLSATIFWPVLALMNDLVGWRMTFVFSAMLQIFVCLPLYLFGLPKPIDRNEQTQATDTVPVDFTPPERRRAFFLVAAATAISSFISFGLSPSLLALLQHSGASPALALQLGSARGAIGVSARFVDMALGRRGNALLTSLVGTGLVLFSFLLAATVTSSAPVLVIFMVLYGFGTGVLAVARALLPLSLFSPREFGLQSARLSMPQNLANAAAPVIFTALLDRVGATAALVTGAVLSAISLVLVLMLVGLVRRVNGRAAEPSPAS, translated from the coding sequence ATGCCCAAAATTCTCCCTCTGCGCTCGGCGCAGACGATCGCCGTGCTCGCCGTCACCCAGATCATCTCCTGGGGCACGACCTTCGACATGCTCGGGGTCATGGGCCGCATCGTCGCGCCGGAACTTAACCTTCCGAACGAGGTCGTGTTCTTCGGGCTGTCGATCATGATGTTGGTCAGTGCGCTTGCCGGTCCCGCGACCGGGCGGCTGCTCGGCCGCCATGGCGCTGCAAAAATCATGGCAAGCGCGTCCGTGATCTTCGCGATCGGCCTGCTGCTGCTCGCGAGCGCTCACGAAATCCTGGTCTACGGGCTAGCCTGGATCGTTATCGGCCTCGGCGGCGCGCTCGGCCTGTCGGCGCCGGCCTATACGGCGGTCGTCGAGCGCGAGGGGCTGGACGGCAAGCGCATCATCGCCATCCTGATGTTGTTCACCGGGCTTTCGGCGACCATTTTCTGGCCGGTCCTGGCGCTGATGAACGATCTCGTCGGCTGGCGGATGACGTTCGTATTCTCAGCCATGCTGCAGATCTTCGTCTGCCTGCCACTCTATCTGTTCGGCCTTCCCAAACCGATCGACCGCAATGAGCAAACCCAGGCCACGGATACGGTTCCCGTCGATTTCACGCCGCCGGAACGCCGTCGCGCCTTCTTCCTGGTGGCGGCGGCAACGGCGATCAGCTCGTTCATCAGCTTCGGCCTGTCGCCCTCGCTGCTGGCCCTGCTGCAACACTCCGGCGCCTCGCCAGCACTTGCGCTGCAGCTCGGCTCGGCGCGCGGCGCAATCGGCGTGTCCGCCCGCTTCGTCGACATGGCGCTTGGCCGACGCGGCAATGCGCTTCTGACTTCGCTCGTCGGCACCGGCCTGGTTCTCTTCAGTTTCCTGCTCGCCGCGACCGTCACGTCCTCGGCTCCGGTCCTGGTCATCTTCATGGTGCTCTATGGCTTCGGCACCGGCGTGCTCGCAGTCGCCCGCGCGCTCCTGCCGCTGTCGCTGTTTTCGCCCCGCGAATTCGGCCTGCAATCGGCCCGCCTGTCGATGCCGCAGAACCTTGCCAATGCCGCCGCACCGGTCATCTTCACCGCCCTCCTCGACCGCGTCGGCGCCACCGCCGCACTTGTGACCGGAGCGGTGCTTTCGGCAATCTCGCTGGTATTGGTACTGATGCTGGTGGGGTTGGTGCGAAGGGTGAATGGGCGGGCGGCGGAACCTAGTCCCGCTTCATGA
- a CDS encoding phage major tail protein, TP901-1 family — protein MVAQKGKDLLLKIDNDGALVTVAGLRSKRLAFNAETVDITDAESAGRWRELLGGAGVRRASLTGAGIFKDQASDALVRAAFFAGSILAWQILIPAFGTVTGSFQVTALEYSGEHNGEIRFELALESAGSLTFGVL, from the coding sequence ATGGTGGCGCAGAAGGGCAAGGACCTGCTCTTGAAAATCGACAATGACGGCGCGTTGGTGACGGTGGCGGGGCTGCGCTCGAAGCGGCTCGCCTTCAATGCCGAGACCGTCGACATCACCGATGCCGAAAGCGCCGGGCGCTGGCGCGAGCTGCTGGGCGGCGCTGGCGTGCGGCGCGCTTCGCTGACTGGCGCCGGCATTTTCAAGGACCAGGCGAGTGACGCGCTGGTGCGGGCTGCGTTCTTTGCCGGCAGCATTCTTGCCTGGCAGATCCTGATCCCGGCCTTCGGCACGGTGACCGGATCGTTCCAGGTGACGGCGCTCGAATATTCCGGCGAGCACAATGGCGAGATCCGCTTCGAACTGGCGCTGGAATCGGCCGGCAGCCTGACCTTCGGAGTGCTGTGA
- a CDS encoding gene transfer agent family protein, translating into MAGGHANRRRGEVEAVIDGDRRILCLTLGALAELETVFSVSDLNGLADRFSSGRLKAADMIRLIGAGLRGGGNLFSDDEVAAMSIEGGILAYAQIVGDLLAATFAEPGGKATANP; encoded by the coding sequence ATGGCGGGCGGACACGCAAACCGCAGGCGTGGTGAGGTGGAGGCGGTGATCGACGGCGACCGCCGCATTCTCTGCCTGACGCTCGGCGCATTGGCGGAACTGGAAACTGTGTTTTCCGTCAGCGACCTCAACGGGCTGGCGGACCGGTTTTCCTCCGGGCGGCTGAAGGCGGCGGACATGATCCGGCTAATCGGCGCCGGCCTGCGCGGCGGCGGCAATCTCTTCTCCGATGACGAAGTGGCGGCAATGAGCATCGAGGGCGGAATTTTAGCCTATGCGCAGATTGTCGGGGATCTGCTGGCCGCGACGTTTGCGGAGCCGGGCGGGAAGGCCACGGCAAACCCTTGA
- a CDS encoding rcc01693 family protein codes for MHAGLCLLRLPPRDFWALTPVEFFAMTGGLRGRGAGIERAGLDALMQAFPDE; via the coding sequence ATGCATGCCGGCCTCTGCCTGCTGCGGCTTCCGCCGAGGGATTTCTGGGCGCTGACGCCAGTCGAGTTTTTTGCCATGACCGGCGGGTTGAGGGGGCGTGGCGCAGGAATCGAGAGAGCGGGGTTGGACGCGCTGATGCAGGCGTTTCCGGATGAGTGA
- a CDS encoding phage tail tape measure protein: MEDDDSLAGTLSGAEALTGVMADLEARSQRFGAALTGALRSATTGGRGLEDVLRGLGNRLSDIALAAGLRPLENMLGNAIGGLVGSVTPFADGGVVRSPSFFPMGGDMGLMGEAGAEAILPLRRGPDGALGVASAGGAAPQIVFNVTASDAASFRKSEGQISAMLARSVSRGRRGL; the protein is encoded by the coding sequence ATGGAAGACGACGATAGCTTGGCCGGGACGCTCTCCGGCGCCGAGGCGCTGACCGGCGTGATGGCGGATCTCGAAGCCCGCTCGCAGCGGTTCGGGGCAGCACTGACCGGGGCCCTCAGATCCGCGACGACGGGCGGGCGGGGGCTTGAGGACGTGTTGCGAGGGCTCGGCAACCGGCTTTCCGACATTGCGCTGGCGGCCGGGCTGAGGCCGCTCGAAAACATGCTCGGCAACGCGATCGGCGGGCTTGTCGGGTCGGTGACGCCGTTTGCCGACGGCGGGGTTGTGCGCTCCCCGAGCTTCTTTCCGATGGGCGGCGATATGGGGCTGATGGGCGAGGCGGGCGCGGAAGCGATCCTGCCGCTCAGACGCGGGCCGGATGGCGCGCTCGGGGTTGCGTCGGCGGGTGGGGCCGCGCCCCAGATCGTCTTCAACGTGACGGCGAGCGACGCCGCGAGCTTTCGGAAAAGCGAAGGGCAGATTTCCGCCATGCTGGCGCGCAGCGTTTCGCGCGGGCGGCGTGGTTTGTGA
- a CDS encoding DUF2460 domain-containing protein, translating into MSGFHEVRFPLRLALGATGGPVRRTDIVNLSNGREQRNQRWRDSRRSYDAGSGVKSLTDLYAVLEFFEARGGQLYGFRFRDPVDWKSCAPGEAVSATDQAIGAGDGETAAFQLVKTYADSGGSWVRRIVKPVAGTVALSVDGVGQAPEVFSVDAATGIVTFAAGHVPAVGAVVRAGYEFDVPVRFDTDRIDVNLAHFDAGRIPTIPLTEVLA; encoded by the coding sequence ATGAGCGGTTTTCACGAGGTTAGGTTTCCGTTGCGCCTGGCGCTCGGGGCAACCGGCGGGCCGGTGCGGCGCACCGATATCGTCAATCTTTCCAACGGGCGCGAGCAGCGTAACCAGCGCTGGAGGGATTCAAGGCGCAGTTATGATGCGGGATCGGGCGTGAAATCGCTCACCGATCTCTATGCGGTGCTGGAATTTTTTGAGGCGCGGGGCGGGCAGCTTTACGGCTTTCGGTTCCGCGATCCGGTGGACTGGAAATCCTGTGCTCCGGGCGAGGCGGTATCGGCGACCGACCAGGCGATCGGTGCGGGCGACGGGGAGACCGCGGCATTCCAACTCGTCAAGACCTATGCGGACAGCGGCGGGAGTTGGGTCCGGCGGATCGTCAAGCCGGTTGCCGGAACGGTCGCGCTGTCGGTGGACGGCGTTGGGCAAGCGCCGGAGGTCTTTTCCGTCGATGCGGCGACGGGGATCGTCACTTTTGCCGCCGGCCATGTTCCGGCGGTCGGCGCGGTGGTGCGGGCGGGTTACGAATTCGACGTGCCGGTGCGGTTCGATACCGACCGGATCGACGTCAACCTCGCGCATTTCGATGCCGGGCGCATCCCGACCATTCCGCTGACGGAGGTTTTGGCATGA
- a CDS encoding DUF2163 domain-containing protein, with protein sequence MRMIPADLAEHLAQEATTTCHAWRVTRRDGVILGFTEHDHDLTFGGTIFLAASGFSASEAEAATGLSASADEVVGGFSNAAIGEQDLATGKYDGARVELFLVNWAAPDQHVLLNVREIGEVSRTGGQFRAELRSLAHRLSQPQGRVYNRRCDASLGDTRCGVDLALWRGEGAVVAVKDASRIVVSGLGGFGSGFFRHGVLTFADGVAVDVDAHEKRADGSVELTFWLPLEEPVAAGHTFTLTAGCDKSFATCKARFANHLNFRGFPHVPGADFAYSYVDGERVHDGGPIFE encoded by the coding sequence ATGAGAATGATACCGGCGGATCTGGCCGAGCATCTGGCGCAGGAGGCAACGACCACCTGCCACGCCTGGCGTGTGACGCGGCGCGATGGCGTGATCCTCGGTTTCACCGAACACGACCATGACCTGACATTCGGCGGCACGATCTTCCTGGCGGCAAGCGGATTTTCGGCAAGCGAGGCGGAGGCGGCGACGGGACTTTCCGCCAGCGCCGACGAGGTCGTCGGCGGTTTTTCGAACGCGGCGATTGGCGAGCAGGATCTGGCGACCGGCAAATATGACGGCGCTCGAGTGGAACTGTTTCTCGTCAATTGGGCGGCGCCGGACCAGCACGTGCTTTTGAACGTGCGGGAGATCGGCGAGGTTTCCCGCACCGGCGGCCAGTTTCGCGCAGAGCTGCGCAGTCTGGCGCATCGGCTGAGCCAGCCGCAGGGCCGGGTCTACAACCGACGCTGCGACGCGAGCCTCGGGGATACGCGCTGCGGCGTAGACCTGGCCCTGTGGCGCGGCGAAGGGGCGGTGGTCGCGGTAAAGGATGCGAGCCGGATTGTCGTCTCGGGGCTCGGTGGTTTCGGGAGCGGTTTTTTCCGCCACGGCGTGCTGACGTTTGCGGACGGCGTCGCGGTCGATGTCGACGCACACGAAAAGAGGGCGGACGGTTCGGTGGAGTTGACTTTCTGGCTGCCGCTGGAGGAGCCGGTTGCGGCGGGTCACACGTTCACGCTGACCGCGGGATGCGACAAGTCGTTTGCAACCTGCAAGGCGCGCTTTGCGAACCATCTGAATTTCCGCGGTTTTCCGCATGTTCCCGGCGCCGATTTTGCCTATTCCTATGTCGATGGGGAGCGGGTCCATGACGGCGGCCCGATCTTCGAATGA